From the Flavimarina sp. Hel_I_48 genome, one window contains:
- a CDS encoding exonuclease domain-containing protein: MYAVLDLETTGGKYNEEGITEVAIYKFNGHEIVDQFISLVNPERPIQAFVVGLTGINNKMLTNAPKFYEVAKRIIEITKDCVLVAHNAEFDYRILQLEFDRLGYDYQQKSLCTVELAKDLLPDEPSYSLGKLVRSLGIPLTDRHRANGDALATVKLFKLLLDKDSSKKIIQESVKLNQKKKLDTKLRDLIEEVPSTTGVYYLQNENGRILFIGKSRNMKKRVSQHFTSENKKSRKLQNDVEAVSFEPTGSELLALIKENEEIDKNKPIYNRGPHKRLFKNQISSFKDDAGYIHFQIERADARKAQIGTFSNYQSAKAHLKRAVEEFDLDPEKSGLKIEGEKIRKEESVDTYNKRANAYIASTLFSRKNFVLVERGRTREERAALLIEDGKFKGYGYFNLNHQLSKAILHRILTPIKDSKEVRHIIQSYYRTRKGVKILELASLAE; the protein is encoded by the coding sequence ATGTACGCAGTTCTTGATCTTGAAACTACAGGAGGAAAATACAATGAAGAAGGTATTACGGAAGTGGCCATTTATAAATTTAATGGGCACGAGATCGTAGACCAGTTTATTAGCCTTGTAAATCCAGAACGCCCTATACAGGCTTTTGTAGTAGGACTTACGGGAATCAATAATAAAATGCTGACCAATGCGCCTAAATTTTATGAGGTGGCGAAGCGTATTATAGAAATCACCAAGGATTGTGTACTCGTAGCGCACAATGCAGAATTTGATTACCGCATTCTTCAGTTGGAATTTGACCGTCTGGGTTACGATTATCAGCAAAAAAGCCTGTGCACGGTTGAACTTGCAAAAGATTTATTGCCAGATGAACCCAGTTATAGCCTGGGCAAACTTGTGCGCAGCCTGGGAATACCACTTACAGACAGGCACCGAGCAAATGGTGATGCGCTGGCGACCGTTAAATTGTTCAAGCTTTTACTGGATAAGGATTCTTCAAAAAAGATCATTCAGGAGTCCGTTAAACTGAACCAAAAAAAGAAACTGGATACTAAACTGCGCGACCTCATTGAAGAAGTTCCCAGTACCACCGGTGTTTATTATTTGCAAAATGAAAATGGCCGCATACTTTTCATAGGAAAAAGCCGAAACATGAAAAAGCGGGTTTCCCAACATTTTACTAGCGAAAATAAAAAATCCCGAAAGCTGCAAAACGATGTTGAAGCGGTGAGTTTTGAACCTACCGGCAGCGAACTTTTGGCGCTTATAAAAGAAAATGAAGAAATAGACAAAAATAAACCTATCTACAACCGTGGGCCGCATAAAAGACTTTTCAAAAATCAGATCAGTTCTTTTAAGGATGATGCCGGTTATATCCATTTTCAAATAGAGCGTGCCGATGCTCGTAAGGCGCAAATAGGGACCTTCAGCAATTATCAATCTGCAAAGGCACACCTTAAAAGAGCAGTAGAAGAATTTGACTTGGATCCCGAAAAATCAGGACTGAAAATAGAAGGGGAAAAAATTCGAAAAGAGGAATCTGTAGACACGTATAACAAGCGGGCAAACGCCTACATTGCAAGCACCTTATTTTCCAGGAAAAATTTTGTGTTGGTAGAACGAGGAAGAACGCGCGAAGAACGCGCGGCATTGCTTATAGAAGATGGTAAATTTAAAGGCTATGGCTATTTTAACCTCAATCACCAGCTCAGTAAAGCCATTCTTCATCGTATACTCACGCCCATAAAGGACAGCAAAGAGGTGCGCCACATTATACAGTCGTATTACAGAACCCGAAAAGGTGTAAAAATCCTGGAACTCGCTTCCCTGGCGGAATAA
- a CDS encoding ion transporter: MVQNTTKLSWREKIHTIIAEADTPAGKAFDIVLLVLIAFSIILVMLESVSEINAHYHEYFYLGEWIITIFFTIEYILRVISIKKPTAYIFSFYGVIDFLSTIPLYLSFFFVGTNALLAIRALRLLRVFRILKITRYIGEGNKLARALKDSRPKIFVFLFAVLILSVIAGTLMYLVEGPEHGFKSIPISVYWCIVTLTTVGFGDIAPVTAAGQFIAALIMILGYGIIAVPTGIVTSEMSKNKDKPVPEDADYVHTNTQTCHNCGARNHQDSAKFCHKCGTKL, from the coding sequence ATGGTGCAAAACACTACTAAATTAAGCTGGAGGGAGAAAATACATACCATCATTGCAGAGGCAGATACCCCGGCGGGCAAGGCCTTTGACATTGTTCTGCTCGTGCTTATCGCCTTCAGTATTATTTTGGTCATGCTTGAAAGTGTTTCCGAAATCAATGCGCACTACCATGAATATTTCTACCTGGGGGAATGGATCATTACCATATTCTTTACCATTGAATATATTCTGCGCGTAATAAGCATAAAAAAACCCACGGCCTATATTTTCAGTTTTTATGGTGTCATTGATTTTCTATCTACCATACCACTTTATTTATCCTTCTTTTTCGTGGGCACGAACGCATTGCTCGCCATACGGGCTTTGCGCCTTCTAAGGGTTTTCCGAATATTAAAAATTACGCGTTATATAGGTGAAGGCAATAAATTGGCACGTGCCTTAAAAGACAGCAGGCCTAAAATCTTCGTTTTTCTGTTTGCCGTTTTGATTCTATCTGTTATTGCGGGCACGCTCATGTACCTCGTAGAAGGACCTGAACATGGTTTTAAAAGTATTCCCATAAGCGTCTACTGGTGTATCGTCACCCTGACTACCGTAGGTTTTGGCGATATAGCCCCGGTAACCGCTGCCGGTCAATTTATCGCGGCGCTGATCATGATTTTAGGATATGGTATTATTGCGGTGCCTACAGGAATTGTCACTTCGGAAATGTCAAAAAACAAAGACAAACCCGTGCCTGAAGATGCAGATTATGTACACACCAACACGCAAACCTGTCATAACTGCGGGGCAAGAAATCATCAGGATTCGGCCAAATTTTGCCATAAATGCGGCACAAAACTGTAA
- a CDS encoding YggS family pyridoxal phosphate-dependent enzyme, with the protein MDIAANIKKFRSEISDDVILVAISKTKPNEDLQEAYDAGQRIFGENRIQEMSDKSETLPKDIEWHMVGHVQTNKVKDMAPYVSLVHSADRPKLFKEINKEAEKNDRTIKVLLQVKIAEEDSKYGMPFEKAEAFLKNEKAKDYPHVKLMGLMGMATFTDDEEQVTKEFKTLKELYERFKESNDLTILSTGMSGDYKLGLAQGSNMIRIGSSIFGKRG; encoded by the coding sequence TTGGACATTGCAGCTAATATTAAAAAATTCCGATCAGAAATTTCAGATGATGTGATTCTCGTCGCCATTTCAAAGACGAAGCCCAATGAAGACCTTCAGGAGGCTTATGATGCAGGGCAGCGCATTTTTGGCGAGAACAGGATTCAGGAAATGAGCGATAAAAGCGAAACGCTTCCCAAAGATATAGAATGGCATATGGTAGGCCATGTGCAGACGAATAAAGTCAAGGATATGGCGCCTTACGTGAGCCTTGTGCATAGTGCAGACCGTCCCAAGTTGTTTAAAGAAATCAATAAAGAAGCTGAAAAAAACGACCGCACCATTAAGGTATTGCTTCAGGTGAAAATCGCCGAAGAAGACAGTAAATATGGTATGCCCTTTGAAAAAGCCGAAGCTTTTTTAAAAAATGAAAAAGCAAAAGATTATCCCCATGTAAAACTTATGGGGCTTATGGGCATGGCGACGTTTACAGATGACGAGGAGCAGGTGACCAAAGAATTTAAAACACTAAAGGAACTTTATGAGCGTTTTAAAGAATCTAATGATCTTACAATACTTTCCACGGGTATGAGCGGTGACTACAAACTGGGTCTGGCCCAGGGAAGCAATATGATACGCATAGGAAGTTCCATATTTGGAAAAAGGGGTTAA